A single window of Anopheles moucheti chromosome 2, idAnoMoucSN_F20_07, whole genome shotgun sequence DNA harbors:
- the LOC128309877 gene encoding CCA tRNA nucleotidyltransferase 1, mitochondrial isoform X2: protein MEAHAIARPNPVVKKIDTPEFHSIFTKELNDLIALFERYNFEIRVAGGAVRDILMNMNPKDVDIATTATPTEMKEMFTKENIRMVNMNGEKHGTITPRINDRENFEITTLRIDAVTDGRHAEVIHTTDWLLDSNRRDLTINSMFLGFDGTLYDYFYGYEDLQKRRVAFVGDPDMRIKEDYLRILRYFRFYGRIAEKPNCHDDETLRIITKNASGLSKISGERIWQEWKKILSGNFGIELTESMINCQLAAHIGLPDPPNVEEFLRVSKQVRAFDPKLQPITVLSALLNTPEDAVNLNLRLKFTVYERELCYFLTQNREETATIEDLLTFQQLCLQTISSVKLKKEYVLELLKYHGKRELYQQLLDWPIPQFPVKGNVLIANGAPKGPKLGVVMDKLKIIWSNNQYNMSQEELLQHLPAVLEEVNTKKK, encoded by the exons ATGGAAGCACATGCAATTGCGCGGCCGAATCCGGTGGTGAAGAAAATCGACACTCCCGAGTTTCATTCGATTTTCACTAAAGAATTGAATGATCTGATAGCGCTATTTGAGCGGTACAACTTTGAAATACGTGTAGCGGGAGGAGCTGTGCG GGATATCCTTATGAACATGAATCCAAAGGACGTTGATATTGCAACGACGGCTACACCTACGGAAATGAAAGAGATGTTCACGAAGGAAAACATTCGGATGGTGAACATGAACGGCGAAAAGCATGGCACTATCACTCCAAGGATAAATGATAGGGAAAACTTTGAAATAACTACACTACGCATCGATGCGGTCACAGATGGACGCCATGCGGAGGTCATTCACACTACAGACTGGTTGCTGGATTCTAACAGAAGGGATTTGACCATAAATTCCATGTTTCTCG GTTTCGATGGCACATTATACGATTATTTCTATGGCTATGAGGATCTGCAAAAGCGTAGGGTAGCATTCGTAGGAGATCCTGATATGCGTATTAAAGAGGACTATCTTCGTATTTTGCGCTATTTCCGATTCTACGGTCGTATTGCGGAGAAACCGAACTGCCACGACGACGAAACGTTGCGCATCATAACGAAAAATGCATCCGGGCTGAGCAAAATAAGTGGCGAACGTATTTGGCAGGAGTGGAAAAAGATATTGAGCGGAAATTTCGGCATCGAGCTGACCGAATCAATGATCAACTGTCAACTGGCTGCTCATATAGGCCTTCCGGATCCACCGAATGTGGAAGAGTTTCTGCGCGTTTCAAAACAAGTGCGCGCTTTCGATCCAAAGCTGCAACCCATTACGGTTCTTTCCGCACTCTTAAACACACCCGAAGACGCCGTGAACCTTAATCTGCGACTAAAGTTTACAGTCTATGAAAGAGAGCTATGCTACTTTTTAACGCAAAATCGTGAAGAAACCGCCACAATCGAAGATTTGTT AACATTTCAACAGCTTTGTCTGCAAACGATTAGCAGCGTGAAGCTAAAGAAGGAATATGTTCTCGAGCTACTTAAATATCATGGTAAGCGTGAGCTTTATCAACAACTGCTCGACTGGCCCATCCCACAATTCCCCGTCAAAGGTAATGTGCTAATCGCAAACGGTGCTCCAAAAGGGCCAAAGTTGGGTGTGGTGATGGATAAGCTAAAAATCATCTGGTCCAATAATCAATACAATATGTCCCAGGAGGAATTACTACAGCATCTACCGGCTGTGTTGGAGGAAGTTAACACTAAGAAGAAGTAG
- the LOC128309877 gene encoding CCA tRNA nucleotidyltransferase 1, mitochondrial isoform X1, which produces MVAIRQSKTFLKRLFCINGFACRYSTTNAERFKEFIEQRRMEAHAIARPNPVVKKIDTPEFHSIFTKELNDLIALFERYNFEIRVAGGAVRDILMNMNPKDVDIATTATPTEMKEMFTKENIRMVNMNGEKHGTITPRINDRENFEITTLRIDAVTDGRHAEVIHTTDWLLDSNRRDLTINSMFLGFDGTLYDYFYGYEDLQKRRVAFVGDPDMRIKEDYLRILRYFRFYGRIAEKPNCHDDETLRIITKNASGLSKISGERIWQEWKKILSGNFGIELTESMINCQLAAHIGLPDPPNVEEFLRVSKQVRAFDPKLQPITVLSALLNTPEDAVNLNLRLKFTVYERELCYFLTQNREETATIEDLLTFQQLCLQTISSVKLKKEYVLELLKYHGKRELYQQLLDWPIPQFPVKGNVLIANGAPKGPKLGVVMDKLKIIWSNNQYNMSQEELLQHLPAVLEEVNTKKK; this is translated from the exons atGGTAGCAATCCGGCAATCCAAAACCTTTCTGAAGCGATTATTTTGCATCAACGGTTTTGCG TGTCGTTACAGTACCACCAATGCTGAAAGGTTCAAAGAATTTATAGAACAACGCAGAATGGAAGCACATGCAATTGCGCGGCCGAATCCGGTGGTGAAGAAAATCGACACTCCCGAGTTTCATTCGATTTTCACTAAAGAATTGAATGATCTGATAGCGCTATTTGAGCGGTACAACTTTGAAATACGTGTAGCGGGAGGAGCTGTGCG GGATATCCTTATGAACATGAATCCAAAGGACGTTGATATTGCAACGACGGCTACACCTACGGAAATGAAAGAGATGTTCACGAAGGAAAACATTCGGATGGTGAACATGAACGGCGAAAAGCATGGCACTATCACTCCAAGGATAAATGATAGGGAAAACTTTGAAATAACTACACTACGCATCGATGCGGTCACAGATGGACGCCATGCGGAGGTCATTCACACTACAGACTGGTTGCTGGATTCTAACAGAAGGGATTTGACCATAAATTCCATGTTTCTCG GTTTCGATGGCACATTATACGATTATTTCTATGGCTATGAGGATCTGCAAAAGCGTAGGGTAGCATTCGTAGGAGATCCTGATATGCGTATTAAAGAGGACTATCTTCGTATTTTGCGCTATTTCCGATTCTACGGTCGTATTGCGGAGAAACCGAACTGCCACGACGACGAAACGTTGCGCATCATAACGAAAAATGCATCCGGGCTGAGCAAAATAAGTGGCGAACGTATTTGGCAGGAGTGGAAAAAGATATTGAGCGGAAATTTCGGCATCGAGCTGACCGAATCAATGATCAACTGTCAACTGGCTGCTCATATAGGCCTTCCGGATCCACCGAATGTGGAAGAGTTTCTGCGCGTTTCAAAACAAGTGCGCGCTTTCGATCCAAAGCTGCAACCCATTACGGTTCTTTCCGCACTCTTAAACACACCCGAAGACGCCGTGAACCTTAATCTGCGACTAAAGTTTACAGTCTATGAAAGAGAGCTATGCTACTTTTTAACGCAAAATCGTGAAGAAACCGCCACAATCGAAGATTTGTT AACATTTCAACAGCTTTGTCTGCAAACGATTAGCAGCGTGAAGCTAAAGAAGGAATATGTTCTCGAGCTACTTAAATATCATGGTAAGCGTGAGCTTTATCAACAACTGCTCGACTGGCCCATCCCACAATTCCCCGTCAAAGGTAATGTGCTAATCGCAAACGGTGCTCCAAAAGGGCCAAAGTTGGGTGTGGTGATGGATAAGCTAAAAATCATCTGGTCCAATAATCAATACAATATGTCCCAGGAGGAATTACTACAGCATCTACCGGCTGTGTTGGAGGAAGTTAACACTAAGAAGAAGTAG